A genomic window from Candidatus Pelagisphaera phototrophica includes:
- a CDS encoding alpha/beta hydrolase, giving the protein MKYSILLFLLLTLGSSFCFSQSGREASFIQWVHKEPHERDLPVPDYYLHNTFFSKAAGQQVGYCIYLPPNYEADSSKRYPVIYNLHGNGGNEWDRGQECTVLHEGILAGKWPPMIMVFPNGGKTTFYKDSYDGKLPIETMFIKELIPYIDKNYRTIARREGRAIEGFSMGGRGSTRLVMKHPNMFCSLFCQAGNVPHTADGYAPDSPDTYPNYYLGPDKQAYIDNDAFLLLAKNLKAIKQLRILIACGTQDDTHIVTIREFHQALLEHGVDHSYWELEGLKHSRKQFIKLLSPLLYDYHVESFRRAGSLD; this is encoded by the coding sequence ATGAAATACTCCATTCTTCTTTTCCTCCTGTTAACCCTAGGTTCTTCGTTTTGTTTTAGCCAATCCGGGCGGGAAGCTTCATTCATTCAGTGGGTCCATAAAGAACCCCACGAAAGAGACCTCCCCGTCCCCGACTACTACCTACACAATACCTTCTTTTCCAAAGCAGCGGGACAGCAGGTGGGTTACTGCATCTACTTGCCTCCAAACTATGAGGCTGATTCTAGCAAACGTTATCCAGTCATCTATAACCTACATGGCAATGGCGGCAATGAATGGGATCGCGGACAAGAATGCACCGTTCTGCACGAAGGGATCTTAGCAGGAAAGTGGCCGCCGATGATCATGGTATTTCCGAACGGAGGAAAAACGACATTTTATAAGGATTCCTACGATGGGAAGCTACCCATTGAAACGATGTTCATCAAAGAACTGATCCCCTACATCGATAAAAACTACCGCACCATCGCTAGGCGGGAAGGCCGAGCCATTGAAGGGTTTTCGATGGGTGGTCGCGGTTCGACACGCTTGGTCATGAAACATCCGAACATGTTCTGTTCCTTATTCTGCCAAGCGGGAAACGTTCCGCATACTGCGGATGGGTATGCCCCTGACTCGCCTGATACCTATCCCAACTATTACCTAGGTCCCGACAAACAAGCTTACATCGACAACGATGCTTTCCTCCTGCTCGCAAAAAACCTGAAGGCAATCAAGCAGCTCCGGATTCTCATCGCCTGTGGTACCCAGGACGACACTCACATCGTTACCATCCGCGAATTTCATCAGGCCTTATTGGAACATGGCGTGGATCATAGCTACTGGGAGTTGGAGGGCTTGAAACACAGTCGAAAACAATTCATTAAGCTACTCTCCCCTCTTTTATACGACTACCATGTAGAGTCTTTTAGACGGGCAGGAAGTTTGGATTAG
- a CDS encoding DUF4870 domain-containing protein: MNKDARTMALLAHILGIFTSFVVPLMIFLIKKDEDAFIADKSKEALNFHIAVIIAYFALIVISIITVGFGALLFPVLGLGVLILGIIAGIKAHDRVAYRYPFTIKLIK, encoded by the coding sequence GTGAACAAAGATGCCCGAACGATGGCCCTACTCGCCCATATACTCGGCATCTTCACCTCATTCGTTGTACCCTTGATGATCTTCCTAATCAAAAAGGACGAAGACGCCTTCATCGCGGACAAATCGAAAGAAGCTCTGAATTTCCACATTGCAGTGATCATCGCTTACTTTGCACTCATCGTGATTTCTATCATCACGGTTGGATTTGGAGCCCTACTTTTCCCGGTTCTGGGATTGGGAGTTCTCATTTTAGGCATAATTGCAGGTATCAAAGCCCATGACCGCGTTGCCTACAGGTATCCCTTCACCATTAAACTGATCAAATAA
- a CDS encoding PQQ-binding-like beta-propeller repeat protein yields the protein MSPRFLAIVWFAANLWPSLAIHAEDWPGWGGPAGNLAALDKRVIPVEQQFKLEVAWKVPLGSGYSCVSVSNGVAVTGFSDDAFNYLGAFDANTGARLWEYQLGPVYKGHTGSHDGPIATPLIVGDRIYILDTFGTLFAIRLQDGQELWTRDLPAEFDAYVPHYGFGSSPAYVGEVLLVQTGGPNRQSVAGFDMATGKTLWSMGSGRVEQQAPLVWDAAGQRQLLAIANNSLWGIEPLSGKQLWQYEFTGTNNPIGSPTATLTPGSGNRLLFKDSSSASRLIELSEKGGEWSIEDLWTTPHLKNTYVPSIYYDGNFFGYNTRTLCCVDEETGDLVWRSRPPGDGFPILVDGHLVIITKQGKLSIAPATSKGYEEKASMQLFDGLVWSPPSYADGSLYLRSMTELARVDIQGSTEPSMALSKELGIIANSRFERFIASLEKSDDRKASIDDFMESQSEFPIIEDKEIVHFVYRGTADDLAISTPIIGERFDHQMNRVAGTDFYYYSARLEPDARVSYRFSKDFSQTIVDPLNESGYVEMPDFVRPNHLREPDPSRRGRLETVSFDSEELGKKIVLDVYLPHGFSSQRLYPVAYFNQSGIALRTGMIERALDNLIGESIEPVVVVFIPTLGTNPVTNYEEYAGIFKDRHSRFVLNEVIPEVEGRYSVKDSPDERAMIGSMFSAIATIHTAFNYPGYFNKIGLHNMWWDEGVAREYTPQIPNPESRSLVIYNDWATYAYRSPNEGTDVVASARRFANTLRGKGYDFTGVEHPQGDQWGDTINRLDKLFETLFPIR from the coding sequence ATGTCCCCAAGATTCCTCGCCATTGTATGGTTTGCCGCAAACCTTTGGCCTTCTCTTGCTATCCATGCTGAAGATTGGCCGGGTTGGGGCGGACCTGCTGGCAATTTGGCAGCATTGGACAAACGGGTTATACCTGTTGAACAACAGTTCAAGCTAGAGGTTGCTTGGAAGGTCCCGCTGGGATCGGGTTATTCATGCGTATCCGTGTCCAACGGTGTGGCCGTCACTGGATTCTCGGATGACGCGTTCAATTACCTTGGGGCCTTCGATGCGAATACAGGGGCTCGACTTTGGGAATATCAGCTTGGCCCTGTGTACAAGGGGCACACTGGATCGCATGATGGGCCCATCGCGACGCCTCTTATTGTGGGCGACCGTATATACATTCTCGATACGTTTGGAACGCTCTTCGCTATACGTCTTCAAGATGGGCAGGAACTTTGGACGAGGGACCTGCCTGCGGAGTTCGACGCCTATGTCCCGCATTACGGTTTCGGTTCGTCTCCCGCGTATGTCGGCGAGGTACTGCTCGTGCAAACGGGAGGGCCTAATCGTCAAAGCGTCGCAGGTTTCGACATGGCAACAGGCAAGACCCTTTGGTCGATGGGGTCAGGCAGAGTCGAACAGCAAGCTCCCTTGGTCTGGGATGCTGCCGGCCAACGGCAATTACTGGCTATCGCCAACAATAGTCTTTGGGGTATAGAGCCCCTATCCGGCAAGCAATTGTGGCAATATGAATTCACCGGAACGAACAACCCGATCGGATCGCCGACAGCGACATTGACTCCTGGGTCTGGAAATCGGCTTCTTTTCAAAGATAGCTCATCCGCATCGCGATTGATAGAGCTCAGTGAAAAAGGAGGCGAATGGTCGATCGAGGACTTATGGACTACTCCTCATTTGAAGAATACTTACGTTCCCAGCATCTACTATGATGGGAACTTCTTTGGATACAATACGCGTACGCTTTGTTGCGTTGACGAGGAAACTGGCGATTTGGTTTGGCGCTCTCGGCCTCCAGGGGACGGATTTCCCATACTCGTCGATGGGCATCTTGTCATTATCACGAAGCAGGGAAAACTGAGTATCGCGCCGGCGACTTCAAAAGGTTACGAAGAGAAGGCGAGCATGCAATTGTTCGACGGTCTCGTTTGGTCGCCGCCTAGCTATGCGGATGGCAGTCTCTATCTGAGAAGCATGACCGAATTGGCGAGAGTCGATATTCAAGGTTCGACGGAGCCATCGATGGCTCTTTCCAAGGAGCTTGGAATCATCGCCAATTCGCGTTTCGAACGCTTCATTGCTAGTCTTGAGAAGTCTGATGATCGGAAGGCTTCCATCGACGATTTCATGGAATCCCAAAGCGAGTTTCCGATTATTGAAGATAAGGAGATAGTTCATTTCGTTTATCGCGGCACGGCTGACGACCTTGCGATTTCGACACCGATCATCGGCGAGCGCTTTGATCACCAGATGAATCGCGTGGCGGGTACGGATTTCTATTACTATTCGGCGAGACTGGAACCGGATGCCCGCGTCTCCTACCGGTTCAGCAAGGACTTTAGCCAGACAATCGTCGATCCGCTGAATGAATCCGGCTATGTTGAAATGCCTGATTTTGTTCGACCGAATCATCTTCGAGAACCGGATCCGAGTCGGCGTGGCCGGCTGGAGACGGTCTCGTTCGATTCGGAGGAATTGGGTAAGAAAATCGTGTTAGACGTCTATCTTCCTCACGGCTTTTCCAGTCAGCGCTTGTATCCAGTCGCCTATTTTAACCAATCTGGGATCGCTTTGAGAACCGGCATGATCGAACGTGCCCTAGACAATCTTATAGGTGAGAGTATAGAGCCCGTTGTTGTCGTTTTCATACCAACCTTGGGTACGAATCCTGTAACTAATTATGAAGAGTATGCCGGTATATTCAAAGATCGACATTCCAGGTTCGTGTTGAATGAGGTTATACCGGAAGTTGAAGGACGGTATTCGGTCAAGGACAGTCCGGATGAGAGGGCAATGATCGGCTCTATGTTTTCTGCGATCGCAACCATTCATACGGCGTTCAACTACCCAGGTTATTTCAATAAAATCGGTCTACATAATATGTGGTGGGATGAAGGCGTGGCTCGCGAATATACGCCCCAAATTCCGAATCCCGAATCGCGTTCGTTAGTCATATACAATGACTGGGCCACTTATGCTTATCGAAGTCCGAATGAGGGCACGGATGTCGTAGCCAGCGCCAGGCGGTTTGCCAATACTCTGAGGGGAAAAGGGTACGACTTTACGGGTGTCGAGCACCCTCAGGGCGACCAATGGGGTGACACTATTAATCGACTCGACAAACTGTTCGAGACGCTCTTCCCGATTCGTTAG
- a CDS encoding acetolactate synthase: MEQSSVEVSNQDPVVQFSIFTENKVGQLSDLTCLFSQAEIHILAITTLDTTDSAIVRVVVDDPDQAKRLLQQNNVSFSESQILAVEIAGEHDVELVLKALLETEINIHYIYAFLSRPLGRSALAMSIEDMDIAIDILGARNHKVLNQGDISR; the protein is encoded by the coding sequence ATGGAACAGTCATCTGTCGAAGTCAGTAATCAAGATCCGGTCGTTCAGTTCTCCATATTTACGGAAAACAAGGTGGGGCAGTTATCTGATTTGACTTGTTTATTCTCTCAAGCAGAGATTCATATCTTGGCAATTACGACCCTGGATACGACAGACAGTGCGATTGTGCGTGTAGTGGTAGACGATCCAGACCAAGCGAAGCGTCTGTTACAACAAAACAATGTGTCCTTCTCGGAGAGCCAAATTCTGGCAGTTGAAATCGCCGGTGAACACGACGTCGAACTGGTGCTGAAGGCGTTATTGGAGACCGAGATTAATATACACTACATTTACGCTTTCTTAAGCAGACCTCTGGGGAGATCCGCACTCGCAATGAGTATTGAGGATATGGATATTGCAATCGATATTTTAGGAGCTCGAAACCATAAAGTCTTGAATCAGGGAGATATTTCCCGCTAA
- a CDS encoding glycosyltransferase family 2 protein — MLPEGPVVAFVPQEVFSTTQKCLKRLYEVTEEPFDLVCIDGNSDSKTKAFLEDYSQEKGFTLLRSERYLPPNQARNMAYEWAKENSEGDYIVFIDNDALVSSGWLTAMVNCADETGAGLVGPAYYEHLPECSKLHMYGGECGIERDESGELTLFERHDCQHKDEAGLETPLVRKSTGLIEFHAVLVRMDLLAKTGGLDPALSCFAEHADLSMLAKQHGYEIWLEPDSKVTYVPPKRLERTDRDFFFLRWSEDWMQADQKHLIDKWDLEYFPNTKGRGLQWLRIHRGFGCQSVSRVRKIFGNKIGRFYEKRIFKRLEPKWNRYKYASHKWK, encoded by the coding sequence ATGTTACCTGAAGGTCCAGTTGTTGCATTCGTCCCTCAGGAGGTATTCAGCACGACTCAAAAATGTTTAAAACGACTCTATGAAGTTACCGAAGAGCCTTTTGACTTGGTGTGTATTGACGGGAATTCCGATAGCAAGACAAAGGCATTCCTAGAGGATTACTCTCAGGAGAAGGGTTTCACATTGCTTAGGAGTGAGCGCTATCTCCCCCCGAACCAAGCTCGCAATATGGCCTACGAGTGGGCTAAAGAAAATTCGGAAGGGGATTATATCGTATTTATCGATAATGACGCCTTGGTGTCCTCAGGTTGGCTTACTGCTATGGTTAATTGTGCGGATGAAACAGGCGCTGGCCTCGTTGGCCCTGCCTATTATGAGCATCTTCCTGAGTGCTCAAAGCTACACATGTATGGAGGGGAATGTGGTATTGAACGCGATGAGTCTGGCGAATTAACCCTTTTTGAGCGCCACGATTGCCAGCACAAAGACGAAGCAGGGTTGGAAACTCCGCTTGTCCGCAAGTCGACCGGTTTAATCGAGTTTCACGCAGTATTAGTGAGAATGGACTTACTCGCAAAAACTGGAGGCCTTGATCCGGCACTCTCGTGCTTTGCAGAACACGCCGACCTTTCTATGTTAGCCAAGCAACACGGCTATGAAATTTGGCTGGAGCCAGACTCTAAGGTGACGTATGTCCCGCCTAAGCGTTTGGAGCGAACAGACCGCGATTTTTTCTTCCTCCGTTGGAGTGAGGATTGGATGCAAGCAGATCAAAAGCATTTGATAGATAAGTGGGACTTGGAATATTTCCCGAACACTAAAGGTCGCGGCCTTCAATGGCTTCGGATTCATCGTGGGTTTGGATGCCAAAGTGTATCCAGAGTTCGCAAGATTTTTGGCAACAAAATTGGGCGATTCTATGAAAAAAGAATATTTAAACGCCTCGAACCGAAATGGAATCGCTATAAGTACGCCTCTCACAAATGGAAGTAG
- a CDS encoding nucleoside monophosphate kinase: MKAADTEGNQVKNPKESGPNHQDLEVKDAQIIFNSVWSDLEAEYGKENLHFPKELILLGGAPGAGKGTNTPFMMEARDLTCGPIVVSSLLDTPKMCELKEAGQLVGDTEVVKILFEKMLEPEYQDGCILDGFPRTLVQVECMKLLYHKMLQLRSYYDNTKHHHNFRQPIVHIMMLFIDEKESVKRQLSRGREVLIHNEEVDRTRIGEKLEYRVTDADPKAAQRRYKVFKERTYDALQSLREVFHYHFINAQGSLPEVRRNIVKELQYQSSLELDPCTYDSVRRLPLASEIVSHARQELVKRLDIYEFEHPEEFHRVISFIEADIMPIVMHHAISGSAHVNSENPILDSPLAMAMLIDIFSERGFHATVDLHKIEIPESLDSHTGKIYCRTKKVWRTRILFQGSELRRG; encoded by the coding sequence ATGAAAGCTGCCGACACCGAAGGAAATCAAGTTAAGAATCCCAAAGAATCAGGGCCCAATCATCAGGACTTGGAGGTGAAGGACGCCCAAATCATTTTTAACTCGGTTTGGTCAGATCTGGAAGCTGAATACGGCAAGGAGAATCTACATTTTCCGAAGGAGCTGATTCTTTTAGGAGGCGCGCCCGGCGCGGGTAAAGGAACCAATACACCGTTCATGATGGAGGCACGCGACTTAACATGTGGACCCATTGTGGTGAGCTCGTTGTTGGATACACCCAAAATGTGTGAGCTCAAAGAGGCAGGGCAATTGGTTGGCGATACCGAGGTGGTCAAAATCCTTTTCGAGAAGATGCTGGAGCCGGAATACCAGGACGGCTGTATTCTTGATGGATTTCCTCGAACCCTGGTTCAGGTCGAGTGCATGAAACTGCTTTATCATAAAATGCTGCAGTTGCGCAGTTATTATGATAACACAAAGCACCACCACAATTTTCGTCAGCCGATCGTTCACATCATGATGCTTTTCATTGACGAGAAGGAAAGCGTCAAGAGGCAGTTAAGTCGAGGTCGGGAGGTTCTGATACACAATGAGGAAGTGGATCGGACGAGAATCGGAGAAAAACTTGAGTATCGAGTAACCGACGCAGATCCCAAAGCAGCACAGCGTCGCTACAAGGTTTTCAAGGAGCGTACCTATGACGCGCTCCAGTCGCTGCGGGAAGTATTCCACTACCATTTTATAAATGCCCAAGGCTCACTGCCGGAGGTGCGACGAAATATCGTAAAGGAGCTTCAATACCAGAGTTCCTTGGAGCTGGATCCGTGCACGTACGACAGTGTCCGCCGACTGCCTTTGGCTAGTGAAATCGTCTCACACGCCCGGCAGGAACTCGTGAAACGGCTCGATATTTACGAATTTGAGCATCCTGAGGAGTTTCATCGGGTGATCAGCTTTATTGAAGCGGACATCATGCCAATCGTTATGCATCATGCTATTTCGGGAAGCGCTCATGTGAATTCAGAGAACCCGATTTTGGATAGCCCGCTAGCCATGGCCATGCTTATAGACATTTTTTCAGAGCGGGGATTCCATGCGACCGTTGATTTACACAAGATTGAGATCCCGGAGTCTTTAGATAGCCACACCGGTAAGATCTATTGTCGAACGAAGAAGGTATGGAGAACGCGAATACTCTTTCAAGGGTCGGAACTGAGACGAGGATAG
- a CDS encoding DEAD/DEAH box helicase, translating into MQWIGANRLYSKCSLAQWGERLDGRWEDRFSDAVLKRGRKLYRKGRIREISVGEGDAIVTCKIGKLENYSVVDWVDGQFSIRSSTSDSVFADAIAVAGFLEIEELIADEEMSHLEDGVPLGTGSQITTEPLDGMDQSKREEHEKRMLHLVLDTHFQGLICEAYWLSEDGRRVPALGGVDGAPKAETGKERGRLISLAARARKSHFVYSEEFNGYLLRNLQEIPYFVGKVWPAWKRSYLTEERENVANIRSGITELKLAAKAKFRKDRKLDLQWVLNTGKLNLNEEMTRMLMDGDGVPALIPELGIVKLSSDSRELLSRWEDFESENPQGFEPYQLFSLFPEEKSSVELEGELLKWRTALMESNDDGEKWLDSLRLYQREGVQWMHRLLENGCHCLLADEMGLGKTLQVIALVKERLSAGKKALIVCPASVVPVWISEFEKFAPELKAKRYKGKLVSEEGTGWDAIVTSFALMRNRIDHLVEEEFEYAIIDEAQFIKNPDAKVTRAALRIKARNRVALSGTPIENKPLDIWPSFQFLMPGLLGSRSKFELRQQANPGPFKARLKMQIAPFMLRRTKSQVAHDLPDKIVIDQLCPVTKRQAKEYSAICAAGLERLGSNFSEALKGQRFAALSVLTRLRQASCDPSLLPWVESKLEDSGKLMVLLEKLNEVLGTGHKVVIFSQFVRFLDRIKALIVQSFPELPLFELTGSTRDRETPVKGFQSTEDTAAMLVSLRAGGSGITLNAADYVFLMDPWWNPAVENQAIDRVHRIGQENTVFVYRMIAKGTIEDKIQELKQDKQELFDSIVQNSSTGADELARQFKSLEALLVLSQTD; encoded by the coding sequence ATGCAGTGGATAGGGGCAAACCGATTGTACTCGAAGTGCTCACTCGCTCAGTGGGGGGAGCGGCTTGATGGGCGTTGGGAGGATCGATTCTCGGATGCCGTCCTCAAACGGGGAAGGAAGTTGTATCGTAAAGGGCGGATCCGAGAGATTTCTGTCGGAGAAGGGGACGCGATTGTGACCTGCAAGATTGGAAAATTGGAAAACTACTCGGTAGTCGACTGGGTCGATGGACAGTTTTCGATTCGGTCCTCTACGTCCGATTCGGTTTTCGCTGATGCGATCGCGGTAGCTGGTTTTCTGGAAATTGAAGAGCTGATAGCGGATGAGGAAATGTCTCATCTTGAAGATGGTGTCCCCTTGGGAACTGGTAGTCAGATTACCACCGAACCGCTCGACGGGATGGACCAAAGCAAGCGCGAGGAGCATGAGAAGAGAATGCTCCATCTGGTTTTAGATACTCACTTTCAAGGTTTGATTTGTGAAGCGTATTGGTTATCTGAGGACGGTCGGAGGGTTCCGGCATTGGGTGGGGTTGATGGCGCTCCCAAGGCTGAAACAGGTAAAGAGAGAGGACGGCTTATCTCGCTGGCAGCACGGGCTCGCAAGTCCCACTTTGTTTATTCAGAGGAGTTCAATGGATACCTTCTGCGGAACCTTCAGGAGATTCCCTATTTCGTCGGTAAAGTTTGGCCAGCATGGAAGCGATCCTACTTGACCGAGGAAAGAGAGAATGTAGCCAACATTAGAAGTGGAATAACTGAGCTAAAGTTGGCCGCTAAAGCTAAGTTTAGAAAGGACCGCAAACTGGATCTCCAATGGGTTTTAAATACGGGCAAGCTGAATTTGAACGAAGAGATGACTCGCATGCTGATGGATGGGGACGGAGTGCCCGCCTTGATTCCCGAACTGGGCATCGTTAAGCTCTCCAGCGATTCGCGTGAGCTCCTGAGTCGCTGGGAAGATTTTGAGTCGGAGAATCCTCAAGGCTTTGAGCCCTACCAGCTATTCTCGCTCTTCCCTGAGGAGAAGTCGAGCGTCGAGCTAGAAGGGGAGCTTTTGAAGTGGCGGACCGCCCTAATGGAATCGAACGATGATGGGGAAAAATGGCTGGATAGCCTTCGGCTTTATCAAAGAGAGGGTGTGCAATGGATGCATCGGCTCTTGGAGAATGGCTGCCACTGTTTACTGGCGGACGAGATGGGATTGGGAAAGACGCTGCAGGTGATCGCGTTGGTGAAGGAGAGACTGTCTGCGGGGAAAAAAGCGCTGATTGTTTGCCCTGCGAGTGTCGTTCCCGTTTGGATATCCGAGTTTGAAAAGTTTGCCCCGGAACTGAAAGCGAAACGGTACAAGGGGAAGCTGGTTTCTGAGGAAGGCACTGGGTGGGATGCGATTGTGACGAGCTTCGCGTTGATGAGAAATCGTATCGATCACCTGGTGGAAGAGGAATTTGAATACGCGATAATTGACGAGGCTCAGTTTATCAAGAACCCGGATGCCAAAGTGACGCGAGCCGCTCTCAGAATCAAGGCCCGGAACCGAGTAGCTTTATCGGGTACTCCGATTGAGAACAAACCGCTCGATATCTGGCCATCTTTCCAGTTTTTAATGCCCGGTCTTTTAGGGAGTCGAAGCAAGTTTGAATTGCGGCAACAGGCTAATCCAGGTCCTTTTAAGGCACGGCTGAAAATGCAGATCGCTCCTTTCATGCTTCGCCGAACGAAGTCTCAAGTTGCTCACGACCTGCCTGATAAAATAGTGATCGACCAGCTTTGCCCTGTGACGAAACGCCAGGCAAAAGAATACTCAGCCATCTGCGCTGCGGGTCTGGAGCGATTAGGCAGCAATTTTTCGGAGGCGCTTAAGGGCCAACGCTTTGCTGCCTTGAGCGTTTTGACCCGTTTGCGGCAGGCAAGTTGTGACCCATCATTGCTGCCATGGGTGGAGTCAAAGTTAGAAGATAGCGGGAAGCTTATGGTTCTGCTGGAGAAGTTGAATGAGGTTTTGGGTACCGGTCATAAGGTCGTTATTTTTAGTCAGTTCGTGCGATTTCTGGATCGTATAAAGGCTTTGATCGTTCAATCCTTTCCCGAGCTTCCCTTGTTTGAATTGACGGGTTCGACCCGAGATCGCGAAACGCCGGTCAAAGGATTTCAGAGTACCGAAGACACGGCAGCGATGTTGGTGAGTCTGCGCGCAGGAGGTTCTGGCATCACTCTGAACGCGGCGGACTATGTGTTTCTGATGGACCCATGGTGGAACCCTGCTGTGGAGAATCAAGCGATTGATCGCGTCCATCGAATCGGCCAGGAAAACACCGTCTTTGTCTATCGGATGATCGCAAAAGGAACGATTGAGGACAAAATTCAGGAGCTGAAGCAGGACAAACAAGAGCTGTTCGATAGCATCGTGCAAAATAGCTCTACCGGGGCGGATGAGTTGGCCCGCCAATTCAAGTCGCTCGAAGCACTTCTAGTGCTTTCACAGACTGATTGA
- a CDS encoding DUF502 domain-containing protein, whose amino-acid sequence MLTSIRRAFLSGVILLAPLGITFFVFNWLVLKIGGSFKAKVFFFLPREILTDPKLELFWNVTATIMVVFLVTLLGFLSRYFVAKYLWSIGERLLHTLPVVNTVYTSVKQIIETFSTQNRAVFQKVVLIQFPREGVYAIGFLTSSSRGEIRNQTDKPLKNIFIPTTPNPTSGFLVMFPEDQVKELDMSVGEGMKFIISGGAVVPEWTHSPSIESETK is encoded by the coding sequence ATGCTAACATCAATCCGAAGAGCCTTCCTATCCGGCGTAATACTCCTTGCCCCCCTGGGCATCACGTTTTTCGTCTTCAACTGGCTCGTCCTCAAGATTGGAGGCAGCTTCAAAGCGAAGGTTTTCTTCTTTCTCCCTCGAGAGATTCTCACCGATCCAAAACTCGAGTTGTTCTGGAATGTGACCGCTACTATCATGGTAGTCTTCCTCGTGACCCTCCTGGGCTTCCTATCCCGTTACTTCGTGGCCAAGTATCTGTGGTCTATCGGCGAGCGCCTGTTGCACACACTACCCGTCGTCAACACGGTCTACACCTCCGTTAAGCAGATCATCGAGACATTCAGCACACAAAATCGAGCGGTCTTTCAAAAGGTCGTATTGATTCAATTTCCCCGAGAAGGCGTCTACGCTATCGGCTTTCTCACGAGCAGTTCCAGAGGAGAGATCAGGAACCAGACCGACAAGCCTCTGAAAAACATCTTTATTCCCACGACTCCGAACCCTACGAGCGGATTTCTCGTGATGTTCCCGGAGGATCAAGTGAAAGAGCTAGACATGAGCGTTGGCGAAGGGATGAAGTTCATTATTTCCGGAGGAGCAGTCGTACCAGAATGGACGCATTCTCCGAGCATCGAGAGTGAAACCAAGTAG
- a CDS encoding glycosyltransferase family 2 protein yields MDTITKGEEGVAVVIPVHNRPTILQETLVYVMRQTLLPNKLIIVDDGSSDDTASQAEDWLKANAGSVDWMLIRNSHSGAAIARTTGFKEIGDLQYVAFLDSDDHWPTDFLERCVANLEASPDAVLAITERKYRILADEMPQSSGGAEIVANPIPWLFEHGAGITSCSLLRTSSVRKVGGWPIRLSGEGSDDSEFFCLLSLEGPWAFAEGEPVLFHIGNAVERNESVNLSRKYADRDLRWARSHEDIYQKLLKLDPSLKTTRLKKSLAERWYRAGKHCHKVRDWSEARSCFRRALYWNSQKWIYWKRFLKSGFKG; encoded by the coding sequence ATGGATACTATAACGAAGGGCGAGGAGGGCGTCGCTGTGGTCATACCAGTCCATAATCGCCCCACGATTCTCCAAGAGACATTGGTGTATGTTATGAGGCAGACCTTGCTGCCTAATAAGTTGATCATAGTCGATGACGGGTCCTCTGACGATACCGCATCGCAAGCAGAGGACTGGTTAAAAGCTAACGCAGGCTCTGTCGACTGGATGTTAATTCGTAATTCACATTCTGGGGCCGCGATCGCACGAACCACTGGATTCAAGGAAATCGGTGATCTCCAATACGTAGCTTTTTTAGATTCAGATGATCATTGGCCCACTGATTTTCTAGAGCGATGTGTGGCTAATCTAGAGGCCAGCCCTGATGCTGTATTAGCGATTACTGAGCGCAAGTATCGCATTCTTGCGGATGAAATGCCTCAGTCCTCAGGTGGAGCCGAGATAGTGGCAAATCCAATTCCCTGGCTGTTCGAACATGGTGCGGGAATCACTTCTTGTTCACTTTTACGCACTAGCTCAGTCCGTAAGGTGGGTGGTTGGCCGATTAGACTGAGCGGCGAAGGCTCCGATGATAGCGAGTTCTTCTGTTTATTGTCATTGGAAGGGCCATGGGCTTTTGCCGAAGGAGAGCCAGTCCTCTTCCATATAGGGAATGCTGTGGAAAGGAATGAATCAGTTAACTTGAGTCGTAAATACGCTGATAGAGATTTGCGATGGGCTCGGAGTCACGAAGATATCTATCAAAAACTTCTGAAATTAGACCCTTCGCTGAAAACCACTAGATTGAAAAAATCATTGGCCGAACGCTGGTATCGAGCGGGTAAACACTGCCATAAGGTTCGTGATTGGTCTGAGGCTCGTTCTTGTTTTCGACGAGCGCTGTATTGGAATTCTCAAAAATGGATATATTGGAAGCGATTTTTGAAATCTGGATTCAAAGGATGA